A genomic region of Pyrus communis chromosome 14, drPyrComm1.1, whole genome shotgun sequence contains the following coding sequences:
- the LOC137714374 gene encoding uncharacterized mitochondrial protein AtMg00240-like — translation MIVRTLDAQRDPFRPKEDEEEILEPEFHYLSAFGTLLYLAQCTRPNISFAVNLLGRYNNAPKCRQWNGVIGIFRYLKGTTDLGLFYTHESPNVATLYGSRIDFCLVGYTDAGHLSDPHRARS, via the coding sequence ATGATCGTTCGAACTCTAGATGCtcaacgagatcccttccgtccaaaggaggatgaggaagagattttggaacccgaaTTTCATTACCTAAGTGCATTTGggactttattgtacttggctcagtgCACTAGACCTAACATCTCATTTGCTGTGAATCTATTGGGTAGATACAACAATGCGCCCAAATGCAGGCAATGGAATGGTGTTATAGGCATTTTCCGCTACCTCAAAGGTAcaacggatttgggcttgttttatACCCACGAATCTCCAAATGTTGCCACCCTCTATGGTTCTCGGATTGATTTTTGCCTTGTTGGTTACACGGATGCTGGACAtctgtctgacccacatagAGCACGTTCTTAA